The Triticum aestivum cultivar Chinese Spring chromosome 5A, IWGSC CS RefSeq v2.1, whole genome shotgun sequence genomic sequence TTTCTGTGTGCCTCAAACGCTAAGCACTGTGAGCTTTAATCCCTTATCGCAACCTTAAATGATGACTATTTTCTAAACTCCATAAAAGTTGGGCCACCCCTACAGTTTCCGTTAATAAAATCCATAAAAGTTCTAGTACTCATGCCATTTCTGATACCAATTGTCGAGTCGTAACTAGCAAGGCTGACATGTAGCTAATTATTTCCAGTAATTTACCTATACTTCTAGGTGTTAATCTCATCCTGCTATGGTCTTAATTTATGTTGACTATGACTCTCTTTATGAGGGCTTCACGATGCCAGGTCAAATACTTTATGTTCTGGACTGACTGTATCAAGTATGCAGAAGATTAATGCGGTCGGTATCCTGCTATAGATTTTACTTGGACTTCATCCAAATGTTATTATAGTTTGAAACACTACATCAGTTTATAGATACCTCTCAGCACTCTAACTATGCATTGCATCAGGTACATTTGGGAAGAAGTATATTTAATTTCCAGCTATAATCTTAACTATTAATCCCTTAATTGCAGCTGCTAAGCTTCCTAACTCAAATGCCATGTGTTCGCCTTATAGTGGTAAGCGTGGaccattttttttttgaattttgtggcCCATTTACAATACTTTATGCAATGTGGTGGTGATGTTTTTATGAGAACTTCTCTTCTGTATTTGAATCTTCTTTTTTGTATAGGTAGTTGGTGGAGACAATGCAAATACGCCATCTACAACAGCAGCTGCTGGAGTGGAAATCATAACTTACTCCAGGCTACACAGCCAGGTGGACTTGCTAATTGATCCTTCAtttaaaacaaacaaacaaacattcTGTGTTGTGAATTTTTAATGATACATAAGAGGTTAGGCCCATGATGAGGATACGGCCCGACAGGCCCTCCCTGCCGAGTCTTTCGAGCAAACCACTCAGCTGAGCCGGCATCATTAAGCCCATCTGGCTAAACTGCATCACGATGGTCATCCGACTGAACCGGTCGTGGCGTTACCAATGGTGCCATAAACCTCAGCTACACCACGATATCACCAATGGTGCCATCAAGGCCCTGGTAACAGCCAACTTAACTGCGCCGTTATCAGGGCGTGGGCGTAATGCCATTATATCCTCTGCTTCATCACCCCTATATAAGGCAAAGTTAGAGTAGAATCTAGACAAGCTCAGTAGAATCACCGAGATCCACAAGATCACTCGGACACTACATTATAACCGCATTGTTCATACATACAAGAGAGAAACATCcagcaggattagggtattacccCTAGAacagggggcccgaacctgggtaaaacctccaCTGTGTGAAATCCTGTACCTAGATCATCCACGTGTGCCTTGATCCACGAAAATCCCCAAATCATGCATACTGTCGCAAAATCCGCACGACACTTGTGCAAGTCACACTTCTCATAGGCTTCGTGTAGCATGGTACTCATTCTGTAGCTTCATCGTGCGCCTACTTCTAACTTCTAAGGGTATATAATGCAACATTTGAACCACCATTCGTGAGATATGAACTAGTCAGCTGCACTTCATCATGTCTGCTACATCGTTTAACTTCTAACCCATTTGCAAGACTTGTTTTGTACACAGTACACACTAAATTGATGTGACAATTAGCTTCTGCTTATGTTAGAACATGCAGCGCTTTGCTTGCCATGTGACTGGTATATGGTGAAGTTTTTACTTCCTTTTGGGTTGAAAATCGGTTAATGTAGAATGTGAAATTTGATTATCCAGTTGTAAGTAAACTGACTGGGTGATGTGTGTATGTTTATGCTGGTACAACAGTTACTTCTCCCCATGTTGTGCAATACACATACAAGAGTAGACATATAGTTGTTGTGAACCTTGTATGGGACAATTACCGTGCTAAAGATAGCCAGGATGCATGGCTGCAAGGGATTAGGCAGACAGGTTGGTATGAGCGCATATTTGGGAGAGTATAGCCAGGTTGGTATATCTATTTTTCTTGTCTGCATGAAACGTAGATATGTGGCNNNNNNNNNNNNNNNNNNNNNNNNNNNNNNNNNNNNNNNNNNNNNNNNNNNNNNNNNNNNNNNNNNNNNNNNNNNNNNNNNNNNNNNNNNNNNNNNNNNNNNNNNNNNNNNNNNNNNNNNNNNNNNNNNNNNNNNNNNNNNNNNNNNNNNNNNNNNNNNNNNNNNNNNNNNNNNNNNNNNNNNNNNNNNNNNNNNNNNNNNNNNNNNNNNNNNNNNNNNNNNNNNNNNNNNNNNNNNNNNNNNNNNNNNNNNNNNNNNNNNNNNNNNNNNNNNNNNNNNNNNNNNNNNNNNNNNNNNNNNNNNNNNNNNNNNNNNNNNNNNNNNNNNNNNNNNNNNNNNNNNNNNNNNNNNNNNNNNNNNNNNNNNNNNNACTGCTGCAAGTCCCTGGCCAATAGGTGGCCATCTCTTCATCTCCTATTGCAAATATGTTTGGCCTAACTGAGCTGCAGCATTGGTGCAGTGTACTAGCATGCGCAACATGTAGCGACAAATGGTAAAACTACCAGATGGATTAGACACTCTATTGTTGAAGCCACAATTTTTTTTAGAGTTTTTCTGTTTAATGTTCGGTGGTTCTGGTAGGCTtatatgcatgctggatatatTGCCTTCATTTTAGTGTGTATTTACTCCATGCATGTGGGATTCAATAATGTCCTATGTTACCTATAACATTTTATTTTTAATGAGAATAAATACTAGGGCATCTAGTTTCTGCTCATTCCTGAAAAAGTGTTCGTCTCTTTTCTGAACTCCTCTCGATCTTCTAACTCAGGGAAAGATGAGTTCTCAAACTTACCGTCCTCCAAAACCTGAAGATGTTGCCACTATCTGCTACACGAGTGGCACTACTGGCACACCAAAGGTAAATCATTCACCGTTCTTATTATTCTTTGCTTCATCACGAAACTTTTCTACTTCTACTTCCAGATATGTGATATTGGATGCCAATCTTTTCCCAGGGAGCTGTTCTTTCTCACGAGAACTTAATCGCGAATGTTGCAGGATCAAGCTTGGGCGTTAAGTTTTACCCCTCCGACGTGTGAGGATTTGATATACCCTTTCTTTTTTGCCGTACCTTATTCAATGTCCAAAAACTCATTTTTTGTATTATAATAACGTTGACATGTCTCCTCAGGTATATCTCATACCTACCTTTAGCTCACATCTATGAGAGAGCTAACCAAATTGCACTGCTTCACTATGGTGTTGCCATTGGATTTTACCAAGGGGTATGTAGATTTTGAACTATTTAAGATGAGAGTTAGTAGTACTTTGCATTATTGTATAGAAACTGAACGACATGAAGGACGTGTATTGAGAGAAGTAACTGATAATATGTGATCTTGTATAAGTTTTACTCATCAATGCAATAGTTTGCACTTGAGTTGTTTTTAGTCTGGGCAACTTCTCATAAAAGCTGTGCACCGTTCAGAGACTACTTGAAGGCCATATGCATCAATATCTTTCATCACAAAGATAATATTTTAACCATCCAATTATAGTACTTGTCATGAGTATATTACCGCTGTTTCCAGGATAATTTGAAGCTGATGGATGATTTGGCTGCTTTGAGACCAACCGTATTCGCAAGTGTTCCCCGGCTATATAACAGAATTTATTCTGCGTAATACAACTATACCAGTTATTACACATTTTCATGTTCATTGTGCATATGGCTAGGCATACCTTTTCTGAGGTCCATTTTCTTCAACTGGGTTTTGTTAACTGGTTTATTGCTTGTTTACTCCATAGAATCACAAATGCTGTGAAGGATTCTGGTGGGCTAAAAGAAAGATTATTCCGTACTGCGTACAATGCCAAGAGGCAAGCGCTTGTGAATGGTAAGCACATCATGAAGTTCATTCAAGTTCAGTGTCCCATCCATCCTATTTCTTGTCTAGAAACCATTTAACATAATTATTGCTCACCACTGAAGCATGAAATCAGCCCACACAATTCACTTTATGCACCTGTGTATGTTGACCATAACACGCTATTCCGTAGATTGATTGATTCTTGTTTGAATTGAAAACTGTAGAAGCGGCCCCAACAGTAGAATTTTATTTGAGACCAAGCATATGTAGAAGAGGAGTATGTGCAAGCAAAATTCTTCTATAATTTAATTTTATAAAATCCAACATTGTTCGTGTTAAAGAGCGTATACTTAAGATGAAGTTTTGTTCCTTCTCCTTCCTGTCCAAATTGGTGCCCAGGTAACATAAGTGTGACTAGGATTCCATTTTCCTTCGGGGTTAGCTGTAGTCAGAGTTGGGCTCGCTTTTTGTGCTTTTTTTTTGTGTTCACTTAGTTTAGAAGTTTATTGTGCTTTCTCAAAGTAGTCCTAAATGCCATAATACTGTCTGTTTTTTTCTTGTAAATTGAACGCTGGATATGAAGATAAGTGGCTGCTGACATGTTTAACCTAGACACTGAAAATACTAAAGGTGCAAGTGAACGACCAAATGGGTTCTAACTCTTTATGTAGGTCACTCTTAATAAGATTAAAAGGGTTGATTTGTGTGATAATTGGAAATATAAAGCTTATGTAGCATTTTCATGATTTTCTAGTAGGTAGCAAGTAATCACAATTTCCAAGTTGGAAACATGAATAGTAATCCTCTTGTGttagttactccctccgtaaactaatataagagcgtttagaatactaaagtagtgatctaaacgcttttatattagtttacagaggaagtatatTTCTGTTGCTTAGCAATGACTGAATGCTGCAAGATGGAAATTTCATTATTCTTGTAAGCACACCATATTTGTCATTTGATCCATTTTCATTCCCTTGCATATATAATGAAATTTACTTACTACGTTGTGTTTTAGGACGAAATCCTTCCCCAATGTGGGATAAGTTAGTATTTAACAAAATAAAAGCTAGGCTTGGTGGACGTGTGAGGCTTATGACTTCAGGCGCTTCTCCATTGTCAGCAGATGTAATGGAATTCCTAAGAATGTAAGCCTATTTCTTGTGCGCTGCCGTGTGTGATAATTGTTGGTAGCTTCATGTTCTTAGAAAGTAAACACTGTTTTTAACTTTTTGTAGATGCTTTGGTGGTGAGGTTCTTGAAGGCTATGGAATGACAGAGACATCTTGTGTCATCACTACAATGGATATTGGTGACAAATTAATTGGTCATGTTGGATCACCAAATCCTTCTTGTGGTAAGTTTTGTGTTTGGTTAACATTTGTGCTTAGGTTGACCATAATATTCTCGTGAAATCATTATTTTATGTTATTAGTGCATAGAGAATCCATCCTagtaatctctactattaaagggagtTGGGGATTGTATGTTCGTACGTCCAACTCCCCCACATCCTGCATTAacctcaaatcaaatcaaatcttaccaaaaaACCTTAACCAAATCATTCCTTGTGTCCTCCTATTCAtacccaaatcaaatcaaatcttatcGAAACCTTAACTAAATCAAAACTTTGCTTGCCTTCCCCTTCCCATACTCAAATCgaatcaaatcttaccaaaatctAGAATATGATGGGTGTAAGATTTATGTTGGACATGATTGGTGTTGAACCACTAAAATATGTATGCCCCCGTTGCAATACACGGGCAATTAGCTAGTGATGAGTAAATGTGGGTTTGATTTACTGTTTTTAGAGAATGTAGTAGAGGCTTGCCCATTTTCATTAAGCAAGAAGCCAGTCATACAAAATCGCAAGACCAACATGTGGCTGATTTACTAAAAGTAAAGGAAACCACCCACACTCTACCAACAAACACACTCTAAATTGGCACAAGCTCGGCATCTTCCTTGATGCTCCACGAGCGATACTAGGTCGCAATGCTGTCCCGGAACACACTGTTGCTGTTCTGTTTGTGCCATGAAGTCAGCATGTCAGTGCCAGCGTTCATGTCGGATGGAATTCATTCTTTTCTTGAACACATCTCAAAATGCGTGCTGTTTTGTATTAGAAGGGGCACAATGAGAAGGCAGAAAAGCAACCAACAAATCAAACGAAAGCTAAAAAGTCTAGCAAACCAAATAAAAATGAAACTAGCAAAAACAACAAGCCAAGAAACAAGAAAGGTGAGGAACAAGTAGGTCAGCACAAGCAGAACTGAAGAAATTTTATTTGAGGTTCACTTAGCAAGGTCCATTGACCCATGTTGATTGGATTTCTTTATccagagataaattatattgtgtCTTGAGAAATCTTTCAGTATCTTTCCATGTTGACAGAAATTAAGGTCTCATTTGTAATAATTACATGTAGTTTTGTGTTTTCTTATTCTCTCTTTCGTAATGCAAATATTCTTTTCATTTTCAGAGGTTAAACTTGTGGATGTCCCAGAAATGAATTACACTTGTGAGGATCAACCATATCCTCGTGGAGAAATCTGTGTTAGAGGACCTACAATATTCCGCGGTTACTATAAAGACGAAGTCCAAACGTAATTTGCTATCCTTCAACTCCTATTTGAACTTTTGAATTTCTTAAGTGAGTTAAAATAAATGCATTTGGAAATGTGCAGAAGGGATGTCATTGACAATGATGGCTGGTTGCACACTGGAGACATAGGTTTGTGGCTGCCTGGAGGGCGTCTAAAAATTATAGATAGGTAAAACCGAAAAACTGGATGGCAATTATGCGCATTTTGCTTTCATTTAGATTGCTTAATCTAGTGTAGTTTATCTGTTTGGTGCTTTTATACTGTCCATGTGCGAGATATTAGAACTATCACTAAACAATTCAATAGCTGTAGAGTATAGTTGATCTATTATCTAACGAAGTTCCAAGTGAAAGTGAttcttcagaaaaagaaaaattatgttACAGGTTCCTGTGAATAGCAGCAAGGGAATTATCATTTACTGAAAATTATTCTTTTGCTTTCATATTCTTATGACTGATCTTTTGCTTTTATATCGTTATTAGGACTTGAACTTCTGTAGCATACTGGAGCGCTTCTAAGCTAGTTGGATTTTTGTTATGATTTTGGTAGTTGTTTAGGGCGCACAAAGTAGATAAGGCGCACATGATGCTATCAAATTATCAATCCATGTCCTTAAGTTTCCATCTGCTTCCGTTTCTATTTAGGGGAAGTTATATCTTATGTATCAGTGCTTTTAACTTCTGTACAGGTTTCTAATGTTACTCAGAAGTTGCCAATAAACTCTTAATGCTCACTTGAAAGtagaatgtactccctccgttccaaattactcgtcgcagaaatggatgtatctagaactaaaatacatctagatacatccatacttgcgacaagtaattcggaacggagggagtattatgtaaGGTTGGCATGGTAGATGATAAAACTCTAATATGTTATTAGAACTTAATAGTATAATATCTGCCACTCAGTTATTCTTTGAATCAGTATAATTTCAAGTATGTTGAGGACTATCTAAAGACAAGTTTGCGGCCCTAAAATTAGAGTGTTGCCGAGTGAAAGCAGCATATCAACCTTCTCAAGTACTGATCAAAATCTGATCACGCATAAATATTATTACAATTTTGCTCACTGTTATTGAACCGTTGAACTTGGTACTTGGTTGGCCTTTGTCCTGTTAAGTAGTGTAATGTATGGAGAATTTTGAGGAATCACCTCAGCTCACAGTATATCCTTTTATTTGGATTAGAGACTCTTTGGGTAATCACCCAATCTCTTTCTGCAGATTTCCCTAGGTTAATTTATTTAGTATGTTCAACTATACTTAGTTTGGTACTAGTTTTCTTCCATTTCTTACTGTTCTGTATTTTTCTGAGCTCCAGGAAAAAGAACAT encodes the following:
- the LOC123103042 gene encoding long chain acyl-CoA synthetase 6, peroxisomal isoform X1, with amino-acid sequence MAREEEGPAMMDAAERRLRVVSAHLEPQAGATAGLAANPTAGEYAHVQGYSVVLPEKLQTGKWNVYRSAESPLRLINRFPATPDIGTLHDNFVYAVETFTDCRYLGTRVCADGAVGDYKWMTYGEASTSRTAIGSGLIYHGISEGARIGLYFINRPEWIIIDHACAAYSYVSVPLYDTLGPDAVQFIVNHATVEAIFCVPQTLSTLLSFLTQMPCVRLIVVVGGDNANTPSTTAAAGVEIITYSRLHSQGKMSSQTYRPPKPEDVATICYTSGTTGTPKGAVLSHENLIANVAGSSLGVKFYPSDVYISYLPLAHIYERANQIALLHYGVAIGFYQGDNLKLMDDLAALRPTVFASVPRLYNRIYSAITNAVKDSGGLKERLFRTAYNAKRQALVNGRNPSPMWDKLVFNKIKARLGGRVRLMTSGASPLSADVMEFLRICFGGEVLEGYGMTETSCVITTMDIGDKLIGHVGSPNPSCEVKLVDVPEMNYTCEDQPYPRGEICVRGPTIFRGYYKDEVQTRDVIDNDGWLHTGDIGLWLPGGRLKIIDRKKNIFKLAQGEYIAPEKIENVYAKCKFIAQCFIYGDSFNSFLVAIVAVEPDVLKAWAASQGIQSEDLRQLCVDPRAKAAVLADMDSIGKEAQLRGFEFAKAVTLVAEPFTVENGLLTPTFKVKRPQAKAYFTKELADMYAQLRDAESARQKL
- the LOC123103042 gene encoding long chain acyl-CoA synthetase 6, peroxisomal isoform X2, which encodes MTYGEASTSRTAIGSGLIYHGISEGARIGLYFINRPEWIIIDHACAAYSYVSVPLYDTLGPDAVQFIVNHATVEAIFCVPQTLSTLLSFLTQMPCVRLIVVVGGDNANTPSTTAAAGVEIITYSRLHSQGKMSSQTYRPPKPEDVATICYTSGTTGTPKGAVLSHENLIANVAGSSLGVKFYPSDVYISYLPLAHIYERANQIALLHYGVAIGFYQGDNLKLMDDLAALRPTVFASVPRLYNRIYSAITNAVKDSGGLKERLFRTAYNAKRQALVNGRNPSPMWDKLVFNKIKARLGGRVRLMTSGASPLSADVMEFLRICFGGEVLEGYGMTETSCVITTMDIGDKLIGHVGSPNPSCEVKLVDVPEMNYTCEDQPYPRGEICVRGPTIFRGYYKDEVQTRDVIDNDGWLHTGDIGLWLPGGRLKIIDRKKNIFKLAQGEYIAPEKIENVYAKCKFIAQCFIYGDSFNSFLVAIVAVEPDVLKAWAASQGIQSEDLRQLCVDPRAKAAVLADMDSIGKEAQLRGFEFAKAVTLVAEPFTVENGLLTPTFKVKRPQAKAYFTKELADMYAQLRDAESARQKL